From Nitratidesulfovibrio vulgaris str. Hildenborough, a single genomic window includes:
- a CDS encoding RnfABCDGE type electron transport complex subunit D: MSETKRQPVMLAVSVPPFWHCGRTVQKASISTLLALAPAALMAIWHWGVPAARVMALAMATGVVVEALCQRVMGREPEVDDLTAVVSSLLFAFLLPANAPWWLVIVGVTLAISLGKMAFGGLGTNPINTALVGWAMLHVSWPVLMDPNAMQLDTMLIDPLVRLKFFGAAAVHDISLTDLIMGNQIGGLGAAQTGALFLGGSYLAARGTIRWEISLSFFVGVVAVAAIFNILNPDLYATPVFHLLTGSTLLGGFFLATEGASSPGRQIPMMLYGLIGGALVIIIRVYGIYPDGVPFAVMLINLLAPLLDSIHPKPFGVK, from the coding sequence ATGTCCGAAACGAAACGACAGCCGGTCATGCTGGCGGTGAGCGTCCCGCCCTTCTGGCACTGTGGACGCACGGTGCAGAAGGCCAGCATCAGCACGCTTCTCGCACTGGCACCCGCCGCGCTCATGGCCATATGGCACTGGGGCGTTCCGGCGGCGCGGGTGATGGCCCTCGCCATGGCCACCGGCGTGGTGGTCGAGGCACTCTGCCAGCGCGTCATGGGTCGCGAACCCGAAGTGGACGACCTCACCGCCGTGGTATCGAGCCTGCTTTTCGCATTCCTGCTTCCGGCGAACGCGCCATGGTGGCTGGTCATCGTGGGCGTCACGCTGGCCATCAGCCTCGGCAAGATGGCCTTCGGCGGCCTCGGGACCAACCCCATCAACACGGCGCTGGTCGGCTGGGCCATGCTGCACGTGTCGTGGCCCGTCCTCATGGACCCCAACGCCATGCAGCTTGACACCATGCTCATCGACCCGCTGGTGCGCCTCAAGTTCTTCGGCGCGGCGGCGGTGCACGACATCAGCCTCACCGACCTCATCATGGGCAACCAGATAGGCGGACTGGGTGCGGCGCAGACCGGGGCGCTGTTCCTCGGCGGCTCGTACCTCGCAGCCCGTGGCACCATCCGGTGGGAAATCTCGCTGAGCTTCTTCGTGGGTGTGGTGGCCGTGGCCGCCATCTTCAACATCCTCAATCCCGACCTGTATGCCACCCCGGTCTTCCACCTGCTGACAGGTTCCACGCTGCTTGGCGGCTTCTTCCTCGCCACCGAGGGCGCAAGTTCACCGGGCCGGCAGATACCCATGATGCTCTACGGCCTCATCGGCGGCGCGCTGGTCATCATCATCCGGGTCTACGGCATCTACCCCGACGGCGTGCCCTTCGCGGTGATGCTCATCAACCTGCTGGCCCCGCTGCTCGATTCCATCCACCCGAAGCCCTTCGGAGTGAAGTAG
- the rnfG gene encoding RnfABCDGE type electron transport complex subunit G has product MRDIIKMIVVLSGICGIAGFALSYLKMSTAPRIEEQVMTYVQGPAILKVFTDIDNSPIADRRKFTLPDGKQVTVFPGRKGGKLIGVAIEDFGKGFGGDVGIMVGFDVSRDTLVGIGVTTMKETPGLGTLIAEPSFTEQFMGKPIDSKLKSQGGPIDAVSGATISSTGAVTALGNAAKVYTQLKPEIVKAWP; this is encoded by the coding sequence ATGCGTGACATCATCAAAATGATCGTCGTGCTCTCGGGCATATGCGGCATCGCGGGCTTCGCCCTCTCGTACCTCAAGATGAGCACCGCCCCCCGCATCGAGGAACAGGTGATGACGTACGTGCAGGGCCCCGCCATCCTCAAGGTCTTCACCGACATCGACAACTCGCCCATCGCCGACAGGCGCAAGTTCACCCTGCCCGATGGCAAGCAGGTGACGGTGTTCCCCGGACGCAAGGGCGGCAAGCTCATCGGCGTCGCCATCGAAGACTTCGGCAAGGGATTCGGGGGCGACGTGGGCATCATGGTCGGCTTCGACGTCTCGCGTGACACCCTCGTGGGCATCGGCGTCACCACCATGAAAGAGACCCCCGGCCTCGGTACGCTCATCGCCGAACCCTCGTTCACGGAGCAGTTCATGGGCAAGCCCATCGACTCGAAGCTGAAGAGTCAGGGCGGCCCCATCGACGCCGTGTCCGGTGCCACCATTTCCTCGACCGGCGCGGTCACCGCGCTTGGCAATGCGGCCAAGGTCTACACCCAGCTCAAGCCCGAAATCGTGAAGGCGTGGCCCTAG
- a CDS encoding FAD:protein FMN transferase — MKTFSRRTFLGMAGLTGAGLCLGLPVGARAAQALPVTETRVQMGTYVGITVAGVSAMQAEEALGRAFAEVARLEAVFSRFDGASPVSELNRAGRLPDAPAELVTLVDRARRYGSLTDGAFDITVQPVVDLFRRNGNPRGTMHVDEADLKAARELVGLAHLQSGSGRLGFDRSGMGITLDGIAKGHIADMASAVLTAHGVTDHIVNAGGDIMVRGMKAPGTAWRVAVASPNGGASYPETVRLTECAIATSGTSEVYFDARHQHHHLITPVAGRSPASTGSVSVIAPTVMEADALATALSVIPPQDALRLVASLPGRACCIFTRDGRRFTSSNWATFA; from the coding sequence ATGAAGACCTTCAGCAGAAGAACCTTTCTCGGCATGGCCGGACTCACCGGTGCCGGTCTCTGTCTCGGGCTGCCCGTGGGTGCCCGGGCGGCGCAGGCACTGCCCGTGACCGAAACCCGTGTGCAGATGGGAACCTACGTCGGCATCACGGTCGCCGGAGTCTCCGCCATGCAGGCGGAAGAGGCCCTCGGGCGGGCCTTCGCGGAGGTGGCACGCCTCGAGGCGGTGTTCAGCCGCTTCGACGGGGCAAGCCCCGTCAGTGAACTGAACCGCGCCGGGCGTCTGCCTGACGCACCCGCCGAACTCGTCACCCTCGTCGACCGCGCCCGTCGCTACGGCAGCCTCACCGACGGTGCCTTCGACATCACCGTCCAGCCCGTGGTCGACCTCTTCCGGCGCAACGGCAACCCGCGTGGAACCATGCATGTCGACGAGGCCGACCTCAAGGCCGCCCGTGAACTGGTGGGGCTTGCCCACCTGCAGTCCGGCAGCGGACGACTCGGCTTCGACCGGTCGGGCATGGGCATCACCCTCGACGGCATCGCCAAGGGGCACATCGCGGACATGGCGTCCGCAGTCCTCACCGCGCACGGCGTCACCGACCACATCGTCAATGCGGGCGGCGACATCATGGTGCGGGGCATGAAGGCTCCCGGCACGGCATGGCGCGTGGCAGTGGCCTCGCCCAACGGAGGGGCCTCCTATCCCGAGACCGTGCGGCTGACCGAATGCGCCATCGCCACTTCGGGCACATCCGAGGTGTACTTCGACGCACGGCACCAGCATCACCATCTCATCACCCCTGTGGCAGGGCGCAGCCCCGCCAGTACGGGCAGTGTGTCCGTCATCGCCCCCACGGTGATGGAGGCGGACGCCCTCGCCACCGCGCTCTCTGTCATTCCCCCGCAGGACGCGCTGCGCCTTGTGGCATCGCTGCCCGGTCGCGCCTGCTGCATCTTCACACGCGACGGCCGGCGCTTCACCTCGTCCAACTGGGCGACCTTCGCCTGA
- the rsxE gene encoding electron transport complex subunit RsxE — protein sequence MQQIIKEFTKGLWQELPPFRLVLGLCPTLAVTKTASNGLGMGLAVIFVLALSNMIISMVRNIIPKKVRIACFIAISASLVVAVELLMQAYAYPLYQQLGIFVPLIVVNCIILGRAEAFAAKNPVSLSLADGLGIGLGFTLSLVFLGGIRELFGTGMLFGTQVMWQGYQPFGIMVEAPGAFICLGLTLAAMNVINTWQARRKGLEAPENPQSGCAACRACAGIK from the coding sequence ATGCAGCAGATCATCAAGGAATTCACCAAGGGCCTGTGGCAGGAACTGCCACCTTTCCGGCTGGTGCTCGGCCTGTGCCCCACCCTCGCCGTGACCAAGACGGCGAGCAACGGCCTCGGCATGGGGCTTGCGGTCATCTTCGTTCTCGCCCTCTCGAACATGATCATCTCGATGGTGCGGAACATCATCCCCAAGAAGGTGCGCATCGCCTGCTTCATCGCCATCTCCGCCTCGCTGGTGGTGGCGGTGGAACTGCTGATGCAGGCCTATGCCTACCCCCTCTACCAGCAACTCGGCATCTTCGTGCCGCTCATCGTGGTCAACTGCATCATCCTCGGTCGCGCCGAGGCGTTCGCCGCCAAGAACCCGGTGTCGCTCTCGCTGGCCGACGGCCTCGGCATCGGCCTCGGCTTCACGCTGTCGCTGGTGTTCCTGGGTGGCATCCGTGAACTGTTCGGCACGGGCATGCTGTTCGGCACGCAGGTGATGTGGCAGGGCTACCAGCCCTTCGGCATCATGGTCGAGGCACCGGGGGCGTTCATCTGCCTCGGCCTCACCCTTGCCGCCATGAACGTGATCAACACGTGGCAGGCACGCCGCAAGGGCCTTGAAGCACCCGAGAACCCGCAGTCGGGCTGCGCGGCCTGCAGGGCCTGCGCGGGCATCAAGTAG
- the rnfB gene encoding RnfABCDGE type electron transport complex subunit B, with protein MVTLSVITLLGLGLVTASVLAVASRVFYVEEDPRVEAVLEVLPGANCGGCGYAGCEGYATAVVNDPDIPANRCCAGGELTSIAVGELTGKTVAASEPQRSFRRCDKVSGKVLSRYAYQGVPSCAAAALLFDGSDSCSYSCLGLGDCVEVCPFDALHIENGLTHVDLAKCTGCGVCINACPRNTLELIPVRARVAVMCSTKEKLKAVMEVCEVGCINCGKCVKACPAHAISQETGRIEIDQKKCLSYGPDCNEACVTACPRNIMRHMCPVYLAQETVDSAPPPVSEQPGIQQGDNA; from the coding sequence ATGGTTACGCTCTCGGTTATCACGCTTCTGGGACTCGGGCTGGTGACAGCGTCGGTGCTCGCCGTGGCCTCGCGCGTCTTCTATGTGGAAGAAGACCCCCGCGTCGAAGCGGTGCTGGAGGTCCTGCCCGGTGCCAACTGCGGCGGCTGCGGCTATGCGGGCTGCGAAGGCTACGCCACGGCGGTGGTCAACGACCCCGACATCCCGGCCAACCGCTGTTGCGCGGGCGGCGAACTCACCAGCATCGCAGTCGGTGAACTCACGGGCAAGACCGTTGCCGCCTCCGAACCGCAACGTTCGTTCCGGCGCTGCGACAAGGTCTCCGGCAAGGTGCTTTCGCGCTACGCCTATCAGGGGGTGCCCTCCTGTGCCGCGGCGGCCCTGCTCTTCGACGGTTCCGACTCGTGCTCGTATTCGTGCCTCGGCCTCGGCGACTGTGTGGAGGTGTGCCCCTTCGACGCCCTGCACATCGAGAACGGCCTGACGCACGTCGACCTTGCCAAGTGCACCGGGTGTGGCGTGTGCATCAACGCCTGTCCCCGCAACACCCTTGAACTCATCCCCGTCCGCGCGCGCGTCGCCGTGATGTGCTCCACCAAGGAAAAGCTCAAGGCTGTCATGGAAGTGTGCGAGGTGGGCTGCATCAACTGCGGCAAATGCGTGAAGGCGTGCCCCGCGCACGCCATCTCGCAGGAGACCGGACGCATCGAGATCGACCAGAAGAAGTGCCTCTCGTACGGCCCGGACTGCAACGAAGCCTGCGTTACGGCCTGTCCGCGCAACATCATGCGCCACATGTGCCCGGTGTACCTCGCGCAAGAGACTGTCGACAGTGCCCCGCCGCCCGTTTCGGAACAACCCGGCATCCAGCAGGGGGACAACGCATGA
- a CDS encoding electron transport complex protein RnfA: MDVFEIFISAIFVNNIVLAQYLGNCPYLGCSREKGVALGMGAAVVFVIIMATLCTWLIQYHVLVPFDLAYLQTIVFILVIAGLVQFVEMFLKKMVPPLYAALGIFLPLITTNCAVMGVTILVQREEYDLMTSLTYGLASSLGFVLALLLMAGIRERLDTARVPKAMIGTPIALIMAGLMSLAFMAFKGMTS; encoded by the coding sequence ATGGACGTATTCGAGATTTTCATCTCAGCCATCTTCGTCAACAACATCGTCCTCGCCCAGTATCTCGGCAACTGCCCGTATCTCGGCTGTTCCCGCGAGAAGGGCGTGGCCCTCGGCATGGGGGCGGCGGTTGTCTTCGTCATCATCATGGCGACGCTGTGCACATGGCTCATCCAGTACCATGTGCTGGTTCCCTTCGACCTCGCCTATCTCCAGACCATCGTGTTCATTCTGGTCATCGCGGGGCTTGTGCAGTTCGTCGAGATGTTCCTCAAGAAGATGGTGCCCCCCCTGTATGCGGCACTGGGCATCTTCCTTCCGCTCATCACCACCAACTGCGCCGTCATGGGCGTGACCATCCTCGTACAGCGCGAAGAATACGACCTCATGACCTCGCTCACGTACGGTCTGGCTTCCAGCCTCGGCTTCGTGCTGGCGCTGCTGCTCATGGCGGGCATCCGCGAGCGACTCGACACGGCGCGGGTACCCAAGGCCATGATAGGCACGCCCATCGCGCTCATCATGGCGGGGCTCATGTCGCTGGCGTTCATGGCCTTCAAGGGCATGACCTCGTAG